In Desulfovibrio desulfuricans DSM 642, a single window of DNA contains:
- a CDS encoding winged helix-turn-helix transcriptional regulator, producing MVEYKGVSYHCSMEFTLSVIGGKWKCLIIWYLGVSALRFNELKRKLPKITQRMLTLQLRELESDGLVSRKVYSQGMPKVEYSLTDAGRSLLPVLGSLTDWARRCFSPQPNCADDRPPALVAAPGHASNTCGIDVEE from the coding sequence ATGGTTGAGTACAAAGGTGTTTCCTATCATTGCTCTATGGAGTTTACACTGTCCGTGATTGGCGGAAAGTGGAAATGCCTCATTATCTGGTATCTGGGTGTCAGCGCTCTGCGGTTTAACGAGCTGAAAAGAAAACTCCCCAAGATAACCCAGCGGATGCTCACCCTACAGCTCAGAGAGCTGGAATCGGACGGCCTTGTGAGCCGCAAGGTTTATTCGCAGGGGATGCCCAAGGTTGAGTATTCATTGACTGATGCCGGCAGGAGCCTGTTACCAGTTCTGGGCTCATTGACAGATTGGGCACGCCGTTGCTTTTCCCCGCAGCCGAACTGTGCGGATGATCGCCCGCCCGCGCTTGTTGCTGCCCCAGGCCATGCCTCAAACACGTGTGGAATTGATGTTGAGGAATGA
- a CDS encoding glutamate synthase-related protein has protein sequence MESVRTQDVSVNDLRWKIEYRPDLCTMCGSCVAACTFNAIEVGMMRRSITLSRKAFPDPTQEHSARPVIMQKASIPNSCVGCGMCEKICPNAAIKPVRNQDTRFPVLARHHGPVKRGGRTNLNPPRTLDSIFVGRISQMTDPALDSERHTFDIRSPLGRVMLAKELPLRVDGDSLVLTERTPPVHWIYPAIFSDMSIGALSTRAWEAIALAAAYLNEQCGMPVRMCSGEGGMPIKLLESDQLKYMILQIASGHFGWNRIIKAMPRMKTDPAGVLIKIGQGAKPGDGGLLPAAKVAPHIQAIRGVPKATLHSPPNHQGLYSIEESVQKMHLSLNAAFGFRVPVAIKCAASATSVSVYNNLLRDPYKICGGFFMDGIQGGTGAANEVSLEHTGHPIVSKLRDCYMAAVAQGLQGQIPLWAGGGIGLTGNAAADAFKMICLGANGVIIGKILIQLLGCVGNEHGRCNACNTGKCPTGICTQDPRLVKRLDVDRGAQNIVDYMLAFDSELRKLLAPVGNSSLPVGRSDALVTTDKAVADKLDIQYAC, from the coding sequence ATGGAATCAGTAAGAACTCAGGACGTAAGTGTTAACGACCTGCGCTGGAAGATAGAATACCGCCCCGATTTGTGCACCATGTGCGGCTCGTGCGTGGCGGCGTGTACTTTCAACGCCATTGAAGTGGGCATGATGCGCCGCAGCATCACGCTTTCGCGCAAGGCCTTTCCCGACCCGACACAGGAGCATTCCGCGCGCCCGGTCATCATGCAAAAGGCCAGCATTCCCAACTCCTGCGTGGGTTGCGGCATGTGCGAAAAAATCTGCCCCAACGCGGCCATCAAACCCGTGCGCAACCAGGATACTCGGTTTCCTGTGCTGGCGCGCCACCACGGCCCCGTCAAACGGGGCGGGCGCACCAACCTGAACCCGCCGCGCACGCTCGATTCCATCTTTGTGGGCCGCATCAGCCAGATGACCGACCCCGCGCTGGATTCCGAGCGTCACACTTTTGATATCCGCTCGCCCCTTGGCCGCGTCATGCTTGCCAAGGAACTGCCCCTGCGCGTTGACGGCGACAGCCTTGTGCTGACCGAGCGCACCCCCCCGGTGCACTGGATTTACCCCGCCATCTTCAGCGACATGAGCATCGGCGCGCTCTCCACCCGCGCGTGGGAAGCCATTGCCCTTGCCGCAGCCTATCTTAATGAACAGTGCGGCATGCCCGTGCGCATGTGCTCGGGCGAGGGCGGCATGCCCATCAAGCTGCTGGAATCCGATCAGCTCAAGTATATGATCTTGCAGATCGCCTCCGGTCACTTTGGCTGGAACCGCATTATCAAGGCCATGCCCCGCATGAAGACCGACCCGGCGGGCGTACTCATCAAGATTGGTCAGGGTGCAAAACCCGGCGACGGCGGCCTGCTGCCCGCAGCCAAGGTGGCTCCGCACATTCAGGCCATCCGCGGCGTACCCAAGGCGACCCTGCATTCGCCGCCGAATCATCAGGGCCTGTATTCCATTGAAGAATCCGTGCAGAAAATGCACCTTTCGCTCAATGCGGCCTTTGGCTTCCGCGTGCCGGTGGCCATCAAGTGCGCGGCATCTGCCACGTCTGTTTCCGTTTACAACAACCTGCTGCGCGATCCCTACAAGATCTGCGGCGGGTTCTTCATGGACGGCATTCAGGGCGGCACCGGCGCTGCCAACGAGGTTTCGCTGGAGCATACCGGGCATCCCATTGTTTCCAAGCTGCGCGACTGCTACATGGCTGCCGTTGCCCAGGGTCTTCAGGGGCAGATTCCCCTGTGGGCTGGCGGCGGCATAGGCCTGACCGGCAATGCGGCTGCGGATGCCTTCAAGATGATCTGCCTTGGCGCCAACGGCGTTATCATCGGCAAGATCCTCATTCAGTTGCTGGGCTGCGTCGGCAATGAACATGGCCGCTGCAATGCCTGTAATACCGGCAAATGTCCCACGGGCATATGCACCCAGGATCCCCGTCTGGTCAAAAGGCTGGATGTGGACAGGGGCGCGCAGAACATTGTGGACTACATGCTGGCCTTTGACTCCGAACTGCGCAAGCTGCTGGCCCCTGTGGGCAACAGTTCGCTGCCGGTTGGGCGTTCCGACGCCCTGGTTACCACGGACAAGGCTGTGGCCGACAAGCTGGATATCCAGTACGCCTGTTAG
- a CDS encoding GNAT family N-acetyltransferase has protein sequence MDSQPLRSGAGCAPHIVVDDAQPDDMAAVQGIYAWHVLHGLATFEELPPSVEEMEHRRQAVLALGLPYLVARQGNTVVGYCYAGLYGTRSAFRFCLEDSIYVAQQAMGQGVGHVLLQALIERCERGPWRQMVAVIGNSGNAGSIALHAAHGFRHTGVLQSAGYKLGQWVDVVLMQRALGLGDTTKAL, from the coding sequence ATGGATTCACAACCTTTGCGCTCCGGCGCGGGCTGTGCGCCGCACATTGTTGTGGATGACGCGCAACCGGATGATATGGCGGCAGTGCAGGGCATTTACGCCTGGCATGTGCTACACGGGCTGGCAACGTTTGAAGAGCTGCCACCCAGTGTGGAAGAAATGGAGCACCGCCGTCAGGCCGTGCTTGCTCTTGGTTTGCCCTATCTGGTGGCCCGGCAGGGCAATACTGTTGTGGGCTATTGTTACGCCGGGCTGTACGGAACGCGTTCTGCTTTCAGATTCTGTCTGGAAGATTCCATCTATGTTGCGCAGCAGGCCATGGGGCAGGGTGTGGGCCATGTGCTGCTGCAAGCGCTCATTGAACGGTGCGAGCGCGGCCCCTGGCGGCAGATGGTGGCTGTTATCGGCAACAGCGGCAACGCTGGTTCCATCGCCCTGCATGCTGCGCATGGCTTCAGGCACACGGGTGTGCTCCAGTCTGCTGGCTACAAGCTCGGCCAGTGGGTTGATGTTGTGCTGATGCAGCGGGCGCTTGGCCTTGGCGACACCACCAAGGCACTGTAG
- a CDS encoding ferredoxin domain-containing protein: protein MIIESNVAEKEIVIQVAKQMAIAARTAPKTRGIDSIVIKIMTGDAVQQLAAQMAELGNDMDEQFRARNIRDAQSVKNSHAVVLIGTRSKPRGVTSCGFCGFADCRESQQKGGHCAFDDIDLGIALGSAVSIAADNRVDNRIMFSIGKTAKILGLLGNGVTKILGIPLSATGKNKYFDLGAFHKS from the coding sequence ATGATTATAGAAAGTAATGTCGCAGAAAAAGAAATCGTAATTCAGGTAGCGAAACAAATGGCTATTGCAGCCAGAACAGCCCCAAAAACAAGGGGAATTGACAGCATTGTGATAAAAATCATGACTGGTGATGCAGTTCAGCAACTAGCGGCGCAGATGGCTGAACTTGGAAACGACATGGATGAACAGTTTCGCGCAAGGAACATACGTGACGCACAAAGTGTAAAAAACTCGCATGCAGTTGTTCTTATTGGAACACGGTCAAAACCACGGGGGGTAACATCCTGCGGATTTTGCGGCTTTGCAGATTGCCGGGAATCGCAACAGAAAGGTGGGCATTGCGCTTTTGACGACATTGATCTGGGGATTGCGCTGGGAAGCGCTGTCTCCATTGCAGCAGATAACCGCGTTGATAACAGGATAATGTTTTCCATAGGCAAGACTGCCAAGATTCTGGGGCTACTTGGTAACGGAGTAACGAAAATACTTGGCATACCTTTGTCGGCAACAGGAAAAAACAAATACTTTGACCTTGGGGCATTCCACAAGTCTTAG
- a CDS encoding glutamate synthase, giving the protein MCRIGSIKSKTPVPPSMALNLMLPQQEGHDNSGFAMVMQDLEGVFSHYKDKPLLSLACTPEGVQLVNDYMEEKGFVQVAQWVPEVDKRPGLKIEAMPRYVFRNYDYPEEYRSRSQEDRENLLLDTRLELRGLLAEKKNGFVYSFWPDVLTLKEIGDPADIAVYFRLWKDDGRLTARNIVTQCRQNTNYAIVRYAAHPFFLQGYTVCANGENTFFTKNKEFQKSLHRGYVGFESDSQNFLYTLHYVLHELRWPIKYYKHVITPLPFVEAEQRADRKVLNLIRESLAHLEINGPNTIIGLLPDGKMITCCDSKKLRPVVVGVNSDMVAIASEVCGLNAIMPDRDISNDIYPNEREMVVIDNDLAVQRWNQ; this is encoded by the coding sequence ATGTGCAGAATTGGTTCCATCAAGAGCAAGACGCCTGTACCCCCCTCAATGGCGCTCAATCTAATGCTGCCGCAGCAGGAAGGGCATGACAACTCCGGTTTTGCTATGGTTATGCAAGATCTGGAGGGCGTGTTCAGCCACTACAAAGACAAACCCCTGCTTTCATTGGCCTGCACCCCCGAGGGCGTGCAGCTGGTCAACGACTACATGGAAGAAAAGGGTTTTGTGCAGGTTGCCCAGTGGGTGCCTGAAGTGGACAAACGCCCCGGCCTCAAGATTGAGGCCATGCCCCGTTACGTCTTCCGCAACTATGACTACCCAGAGGAATACCGTTCCCGGAGTCAGGAAGATCGCGAAAACCTGCTGCTGGACACACGCCTTGAGCTGCGGGGCTTGTTGGCCGAGAAAAAGAATGGCTTTGTCTATTCGTTCTGGCCCGATGTGCTGACCCTTAAAGAAATCGGTGATCCTGCCGACATAGCTGTATATTTTCGACTATGGAAAGACGATGGCCGCCTGACCGCGCGCAACATCGTGACCCAGTGCCGCCAGAATACCAACTACGCCATCGTGCGTTACGCTGCGCATCCCTTCTTTTTGCAGGGTTACACTGTGTGCGCCAACGGCGAGAACACGTTTTTCACCAAGAACAAAGAGTTCCAGAAGTCGCTGCACAGGGGCTATGTGGGTTTTGAATCCGACTCGCAGAACTTTCTGTACACTTTGCACTATGTCTTGCATGAGCTGCGTTGGCCCATCAAGTATTACAAGCACGTGATCACGCCCCTGCCTTTTGTGGAGGCGGAACAGCGCGCTGACCGCAAGGTGCTGAATCTTATTCGCGAATCCCTCGCGCATCTGGAGATCAACGGCCCCAACACCATCATCGGCCTTCTGCCTGACGGCAAGATGATTACCTGCTGCGACTCCAAAAAGCTGCGGCCCGTTGTTGTGGGCGTAAACTCGGACATGGTGGCTATCGCCTCCGAGGTCTGCGGTCTGAACGCCATCATGCCCGACCGCGACATCTCCAACGACATCTATCCCAATGAACGGGAAATGGTGGTTATTGACAACGATCTGGCGGTGCAGCGATGGAATCAGTAA
- a CDS encoding nitroreductase family protein, with the protein MDVFEALFTRRSIRKFTAEPVSDEDLQLVLKAAMCAPSAHNKQPWHFVVVRDKALLASIAERHPYAKMAAEAPVVIVVCANPDEAKAPGYWQQDCTAALENMLIAARGLNLGTVWCGMYPFEDRVEPIRELLNVPAQINMLGLVVMGHPAQPFAEADRFNVSKVHLNGW; encoded by the coding sequence ATGGACGTTTTTGAAGCGCTGTTTACCCGCCGCAGCATACGTAAATTCACGGCTGAGCCTGTGAGCGATGAAGACTTGCAGCTCGTACTCAAGGCCGCCATGTGCGCGCCCAGCGCGCACAACAAGCAACCCTGGCACTTTGTGGTTGTGCGCGACAAAGCTCTGCTGGCCTCCATTGCCGAGCGGCACCCCTATGCCAAAATGGCTGCTGAAGCGCCTGTGGTTATTGTGGTTTGCGCCAATCCGGATGAAGCCAAAGCTCCAGGCTACTGGCAGCAGGATTGCACGGCTGCTCTGGAAAACATGCTGATTGCCGCGCGTGGCCTGAACCTTGGCACGGTGTGGTGCGGCATGTACCCCTTTGAAGACCGCGTTGAACCCATCCGCGAACTGCTCAATGTCCCGGCCCAGATCAACATGCTCGGTCTTGTGGTCATGGGGCATCCTGCGCAGCCCTTTGCCGAGGCGGACAGATTCAACGTAAGCAAGGTTCACCTGAACGGCTGGTAA
- a CDS encoding FAD-dependent oxidoreductase, whose product MLRVSTVDEHKRMSTQDLLLAIEAAVEKGETDFYIEASGQHDIGGPLWNKEGKKLTFKVSNPGQRVGSMCLPNTEILVEGSASADVGWLNAGGRIVVRGDAGDTAAHCAAAGTVYIGGRAGTRSGSLMKHDPLYEAPELWVLKSVGSFSFEFMGGGKAVVCGHDSQDIASVMGERSCVGMVGGAVYFRGPVGQLPKDVRLNPLDDEDIAWLDAGLDDFLMAIDQPSLRSELCDWSQWQKITPLPFEERGQKEVVSLGQFRSKEWIPSGIFSDVAPDDFMVNGLVARGDYRLRVPMWQNAEYAAPCEFNCPASIPTQRRLNLLREGNVEEAYRMVLDYTPFPGSVCGSVCPNPCMQSCTRTDLDSPVQIGKLGSCSADITVDKPTTRTGKHIGVIGGGVGGLTAAWQLARLGHDVTVYEADSVMGGKLEQVIPRARLNHDLLRKELKRIEDMGVTFVNNCPVDAKKFEELRKKHSALVVATGGHVPRIFPWPGHEKIVAGIDFLKAINKGEKPSVPDSVIVIGCGNAGMDAAVGAYAMGAKQVTCIDVQKPAAFAHEIEHVEGLGGKLVWPVQTKEVTDNGIITQEGTLIPGKMVIITIGESPDLSYLPEGLEKFREWIVPKPDLSIMDGVFAVGDVIKPGLLVHAIGTGRDAAFAADAFVRGETYTPEKKKLVPSTRLHTAYFAKCHDRELPTPQDEFSRCVSCGTCRDCKMCLKSCPEKAIDRKETAGGGFEYVSDPARCIGCGICSGICPCGIWTMYPNWDMS is encoded by the coding sequence ATGCTGCGCGTTAGCACGGTAGACGAACACAAGCGCATGTCCACCCAGGATTTGCTGCTGGCCATCGAGGCGGCGGTAGAGAAGGGTGAGACTGACTTTTATATTGAGGCCTCGGGCCAGCACGATATCGGCGGCCCCCTGTGGAACAAGGAAGGTAAAAAGCTGACCTTCAAGGTCAGCAACCCCGGTCAGCGGGTAGGCTCCATGTGCCTGCCCAACACCGAAATTCTGGTTGAAGGCTCCGCCTCGGCGGACGTAGGCTGGTTGAACGCGGGCGGGCGCATTGTGGTGCGCGGCGATGCGGGAGACACTGCGGCCCACTGCGCGGCAGCCGGTACTGTTTACATTGGTGGCCGCGCGGGTACCCGCTCTGGCTCCCTCATGAAGCACGACCCCCTTTATGAAGCTCCGGAACTCTGGGTGCTCAAGAGCGTGGGCAGCTTCTCCTTTGAATTCATGGGCGGCGGCAAGGCCGTTGTGTGCGGCCATGACAGCCAGGACATTGCCTCAGTCATGGGCGAACGCTCCTGCGTCGGCATGGTTGGCGGTGCTGTCTACTTCCGTGGGCCTGTTGGACAGCTGCCCAAGGACGTGCGCCTCAACCCCCTGGACGATGAAGACATCGCCTGGCTTGACGCTGGTCTTGACGACTTTCTGATGGCCATTGACCAGCCCAGCCTGCGCAGCGAACTGTGCGACTGGAGCCAGTGGCAGAAGATCACGCCGCTGCCGTTTGAGGAGCGCGGTCAGAAGGAAGTTGTGAGCCTTGGGCAGTTCCGCAGCAAGGAGTGGATACCCAGCGGTATTTTCAGCGATGTGGCCCCTGATGACTTTATGGTCAACGGGCTGGTGGCGCGCGGCGATTACCGCCTGCGTGTGCCCATGTGGCAGAACGCCGAGTATGCCGCCCCTTGCGAATTCAACTGCCCGGCATCCATCCCCACCCAGCGCAGACTGAACCTCCTGCGTGAAGGTAATGTGGAAGAAGCCTACCGCATGGTGCTGGATTACACGCCGTTCCCCGGTTCTGTCTGCGGCAGCGTGTGCCCCAACCCCTGCATGCAGAGCTGCACGCGCACTGATCTGGACAGCCCCGTACAGATCGGCAAGCTCGGTTCCTGTTCTGCGGATATCACGGTCGACAAGCCCACAACCCGCACCGGCAAGCACATTGGCGTGATCGGCGGCGGTGTTGGCGGCCTTACGGCTGCCTGGCAGCTTGCCCGTCTGGGGCACGACGTCACCGTGTACGAAGCCGACTCCGTCATGGGCGGCAAGCTTGAGCAGGTGATTCCCCGTGCCCGCCTGAACCATGACCTGCTGCGCAAGGAACTCAAGCGTATTGAGGACATGGGCGTGACCTTTGTGAACAATTGCCCTGTTGACGCCAAAAAGTTCGAGGAACTGCGCAAAAAGCATTCAGCCCTGGTGGTTGCCACCGGTGGGCATGTGCCGCGCATCTTCCCCTGGCCCGGGCACGAAAAGATCGTGGCTGGCATCGACTTTCTGAAAGCCATCAACAAGGGCGAAAAGCCCTCTGTGCCCGACAGCGTGATTGTTATCGGTTGCGGCAACGCGGGCATGGACGCCGCTGTGGGCGCATACGCCATGGGCGCCAAGCAGGTTACCTGCATCGACGTGCAGAAGCCCGCCGCCTTTGCTCACGAAATTGAGCATGTTGAAGGGCTGGGCGGCAAGCTTGTGTGGCCCGTGCAGACCAAGGAAGTCACCGATAACGGCATCATCACCCAGGAAGGGACGCTCATTCCCGGCAAGATGGTCATTATCACCATTGGCGAATCGCCCGACCTTTCCTATCTGCCGGAAGGGTTGGAAAAGTTCCGCGAATGGATCGTGCCCAAGCCCGACCTCAGCATCATGGACGGCGTTTTTGCAGTGGGCGACGTTATCAAGCCCGGCCTGCTGGTGCATGCCATTGGCACGGGGCGCGATGCCGCCTTTGCCGCTGATGCCTTTGTGCGCGGCGAAACCTACACGCCGGAAAAGAAAAAGCTTGTGCCTTCCACGCGTCTGCACACGGCCTATTTTGCCAAGTGCCATGACCGTGAGCTGCCCACGCCGCAGGATGAATTCTCCCGCTGCGTGAGCTGCGGCACCTGCCGCGACTGCAAGATGTGCCTCAAATCCTGCCCGGAAAAGGCCATTGACCGCAAAGAAACCGCTGGCGGCGGGTTTGAATACGTTTCTGATCCTGCCCGTTGCATCGGTTGCGGCATCTGCTCCGGCATCTGCCCTTGCGGCATCTGGACCATGTATCCCAACTGGGACATGAGCTAG
- the gdhA gene encoding NADP-specific glutamate dehydrogenase, whose protein sequence is MPYVERVLNNLKETYPHEPVFLQAVQEVLQSLQPILDKQTEYAKMKILERIVEPERCVSFRVQWMDDTGQVQVNRGYRVQYNSALGPFKGGLRFHPSVNQGVLKFLGFEQIFKNSLSGLAIGGAKGGSDFNPKGKSKTEIMRFCQAFMTELWTHIGATVDVPAGDIGVGSQEISFLFGQYKRLTRRYEGVLTGKNLLFGGSLARPEATGYGAVYFAQAMLDARGQSLEGKVCTVSGAGNVAIHCCQKLIQVGAKPVTVSDSRGMIYDPEGIRLDVLKQVKEIERGPLTRYAELVSSAKYTPVAAYPAGRNAVWNVPCFAAFPCATQNELNLADAETLLANGCGCVAEGANMPSTLDAVHAFISSGIAYGPAKAANAGGVSVSQLEMAQNASMQRWTFEAVDNQLKHIMYDIHQRAAATAAEFGHKGNLVMGANIAGFRKVADAMIALGV, encoded by the coding sequence ATGCCTTATGTTGAGCGAGTGTTAAATAACCTTAAAGAAACCTATCCCCATGAACCTGTTTTTTTGCAGGCAGTGCAAGAGGTGTTGCAAAGTCTGCAACCCATCCTGGACAAGCAAACTGAATACGCAAAAATGAAAATCCTTGAGCGGATTGTGGAGCCGGAACGCTGCGTCTCCTTCCGCGTGCAATGGATGGACGACACAGGACAGGTTCAGGTTAACCGGGGCTACCGGGTTCAGTACAACTCGGCTCTGGGCCCGTTCAAGGGCGGCCTGCGCTTTCACCCCAGCGTGAATCAGGGCGTGCTTAAATTTCTTGGCTTTGAGCAAATTTTCAAAAACTCGCTCTCGGGCCTTGCCATCGGCGGGGCCAAGGGCGGCTCTGATTTTAACCCCAAGGGCAAATCCAAGACGGAAATCATGCGGTTCTGTCAGGCATTCATGACGGAACTCTGGACGCATATTGGCGCAACCGTTGACGTGCCTGCTGGCGATATTGGCGTGGGCAGTCAGGAAATCAGCTTTCTTTTTGGGCAGTACAAGCGCCTGACCCGGCGCTACGAAGGCGTACTCACCGGCAAAAACCTGCTCTTTGGCGGCTCGCTGGCGCGGCCTGAAGCCACAGGCTACGGCGCTGTGTATTTTGCCCAGGCCATGCTTGATGCGCGCGGCCAGAGCCTTGAAGGCAAGGTCTGCACGGTTTCCGGCGCGGGCAACGTGGCGATCCACTGCTGCCAGAAGCTTATTCAGGTGGGCGCAAAACCCGTGACCGTTTCTGACTCGCGCGGCATGATCTATGACCCAGAGGGCATCAGGCTGGACGTGCTCAAGCAGGTGAAAGAAATTGAGCGCGGCCCCCTCACCCGCTATGCGGAGCTGGTTTCTTCCGCCAAGTACACGCCCGTTGCGGCCTATCCAGCCGGGCGCAACGCCGTGTGGAACGTGCCCTGCTTTGCGGCTTTTCCCTGCGCGACGCAGAACGAACTGAACCTTGCGGACGCGGAAACCCTGCTGGCCAACGGCTGCGGTTGCGTGGCGGAAGGTGCAAACATGCCCTCAACGCTTGACGCAGTGCATGCCTTTATCTCCTCCGGCATCGCCTATGGCCCTGCCAAGGCCGCCAACGCGGGCGGCGTGTCTGTCAGCCAGCTTGAAATGGCGCAGAATGCCAGCATGCAGCGCTGGACGTTTGAAGCGGTGGACAACCAGCTCAAACACATCATGTATGATATTCACCAGCGTGCCGCCGCCACTGCCGCAGAATTCGGCCACAAGGGCAACCTTGTGATGGGCGCGAACATTGCGGGCTTCCGCAAGGTGGCTGATGCCATGATCGCCTTGGGCGTGTAA
- a CDS encoding methyl-accepting chemotaxis protein, translating to MATLFFTNTHMSTLVFTEVTIPQLSAALQSKYEYGLKSVVDVAAQDLADRLKGVSDPKEQYALIEKYTDYQRFFPNDEGYLFTYKTDGTRINVPTNKAQNGKNVIDLKDSDGVYFIRELIEAAKKGGAFVAYRFDKPGAGIQPKLAYTRMIPGTDVIIGTGVYIDSVEAERTRVANLVAERNDHYDNLELLIGGGILAIILGFAWLITRIICLPLRQITSEAEKVAQGQEAALPKLKASCPLEIRRLNSSLGMMIENLHGRIQEAADKTRQAAEALNHAKVAQTAAEEAKLRAESARREGMLAAAHQLESIAEALSSASSDLSHQIKRSDEGAEESSKMLSGAATAMNEMNATVQDVARNAGLASGASLETRDKALAGAKIVQNAVESITEVQTHSLSLKEDMNRLNEHAQAINQIMGVISDIADQTNLLALNAAIEAARAGDAGRGFAVVADEVRKLAEKTMISTSDVAKAIQAIQDSTAKSMKGVENAVGSIGVATDLAGQSGAALQGIVEVVTATADQVNAIAAASEEQSAASEEINRSIVEVNEVSRLTAEAMNQASTAVADLTEQAKKLAALIQEMKQG from the coding sequence ATGGCGACCCTTTTTTTCACCAACACCCACATGTCCACACTGGTTTTTACGGAAGTAACCATTCCCCAGCTTTCGGCTGCATTGCAGTCAAAATATGAATACGGCCTGAAAAGTGTTGTGGACGTTGCAGCGCAAGATCTTGCCGACAGGCTCAAGGGAGTTTCTGACCCCAAGGAGCAGTACGCGCTGATTGAAAAATACACAGATTATCAGCGCTTCTTTCCCAACGACGAGGGGTACCTGTTTACCTATAAAACAGATGGCACCCGTATAAACGTGCCCACCAACAAGGCGCAGAACGGCAAAAATGTTATTGATCTCAAAGACAGCGATGGGGTCTATTTTATACGCGAGTTGATTGAAGCCGCCAAAAAGGGCGGAGCGTTCGTGGCTTACCGCTTTGACAAGCCGGGGGCTGGCATACAGCCCAAACTGGCCTACACACGCATGATACCAGGCACTGATGTTATCATCGGCACTGGCGTGTATATCGACAGCGTAGAGGCGGAACGCACCCGTGTTGCCAACCTGGTTGCCGAAAGAAATGACCATTACGATAACCTTGAGCTGCTTATTGGCGGGGGCATCCTTGCTATCATTCTTGGCTTTGCATGGCTGATTACCCGCATTATCTGCCTGCCCTTGCGGCAAATCACCAGTGAAGCGGAAAAGGTCGCCCAAGGTCAGGAGGCCGCCCTGCCCAAGCTCAAGGCATCCTGTCCGCTCGAAATCCGGCGGCTCAATAGTTCGCTGGGCATGATGATAGAAAACCTGCATGGCCGCATTCAAGAAGCAGCAGACAAAACCCGTCAGGCCGCCGAAGCTCTGAACCACGCCAAGGTGGCGCAGACCGCTGCAGAAGAAGCCAAGCTGCGCGCGGAATCTGCCCGCAGGGAAGGCATGCTCGCAGCCGCCCATCAGCTTGAATCCATTGCCGAGGCGCTCTCCTCCGCTTCATCTGATCTCTCGCACCAGATCAAACGATCTGATGAAGGCGCGGAAGAATCTTCCAAGATGCTTTCTGGCGCAGCCACTGCCATGAATGAAATGAACGCCACCGTTCAGGACGTTGCCAGAAACGCCGGGCTGGCATCTGGCGCATCGCTCGAAACCCGCGACAAGGCTCTTGCTGGCGCAAAAATCGTGCAAAACGCCGTGGAAAGCATCACCGAGGTGCAGACCCACTCGCTTTCTCTCAAGGAAGACATGAACCGCCTGAACGAGCACGCGCAGGCCATTAACCAGATTATGGGCGTTATTTCCGACATTGCGGACCAGACCAATCTGCTGGCGCTGAACGCCGCCATCGAGGCCGCCCGTGCTGGCGATGCGGGCCGGGGTTTTGCCGTTGTGGCGGACGAAGTGCGCAAGCTGGCGGAAAAAACCATGATTTCCACAAGCGATGTGGCCAAGGCCATTCAGGCCATTCAGGACAGCACCGCCAAGAGCATGAAGGGCGTTGAAAACGCTGTGGGTTCCATAGGCGTGGCTACGGATCTGGCCGGGCAATCCGGCGCGGCCCTGCAAGGCATTGTGGAGGTTGTAACCGCCACGGCTGATCAGGTGAACGCCATTGCCGCAGCCAGTGAGGAACAGTCGGCAGCAAGCGAAGAAATCAACCGCAGCATTGTTGAGGTCAATGAGGTTTCGCGCCTGACGGCAGAGGCCATGAATCAGGCTTCCACAGCCGTGGCCGACCTCACGGAGCAGGCCAAAAAGCTCGCCGCCCTTATTCAGGAGATGAAGCAGGGCTAG